A single window of Methylobacterium nodulans ORS 2060 DNA harbors:
- a CDS encoding TetR/AcrR family transcriptional regulator, which yields MSRAAVKPRRTQEQRTAETRARLIAATLDLLMERGYARTTTAEIAERAGVTRGALNHHFTGKDDLVVHSVEHQLRTSTGEIRALAELVRNGSLALPGFIDRLWEMFSGRLFLITLEHVTEARHNAALREALVPVVREFHAALDATWRDLFRGNDAPDREVETALNATLCLLRGMGVQSILRHDPVYYRRLADYWTAMLSGRPGIAPAGP from the coding sequence ATGTCGAGAGCCGCCGTCAAGCCGCGCCGGACCCAGGAGCAACGGACCGCCGAGACGCGGGCCCGGCTGATCGCGGCGACGCTCGACCTGCTGATGGAGCGCGGCTATGCACGCACGACGACGGCCGAGATCGCCGAGCGCGCGGGCGTGACCCGCGGCGCGCTCAACCACCATTTCACCGGCAAGGACGACCTCGTGGTCCACTCGGTCGAGCACCAGCTCCGGACCTCGACCGGCGAGATCCGCGCGCTCGCCGAACTCGTCCGGAACGGATCGCTGGCGCTGCCGGGCTTCATCGACCGGCTCTGGGAGATGTTCTCCGGGCGCCTGTTCCTGATCACGCTCGAACACGTCACCGAGGCGCGCCACAACGCGGCCCTGCGCGAGGCGCTGGTGCCGGTGGTGCGCGAGTTCCACGCCGCCCTCGACGCCACGTGGCGCGATCTCTTCCGGGGCAACGACGCCCCGGACCGGGAGGTCGAGACCGCCCTCAACGCCACGCTCTGCCTGCTGCGCGGCATGGGCGTGCAGAGCATCCTGCGCCATGATCCGGTCTATTACCGGCGGCTGGCCGATTACTGGACCGCCATGCTGAGCGGCCGGCCCGGCATCGCGCCCGCCGGCCCCTGA
- a CDS encoding metallophosphoesterase: MATFFTADTHFGDTHILRQRTRFASLDEHDETLIRLWNEVVSPADEVWHLGDFAAGASRARCREIFARLNGAKRLIRGNHDTNRVLTLPWADPPAESARIRIPDGAGSECRFFLAHYAHRAWPGLWRGTRHLYGHSHGTIPDTRRSCDVGVDAWDDRPVGVAALIARQKAATLLPDELQRDAAR; the protein is encoded by the coding sequence ATGGCTACGTTCTTCACCGCCGATACGCATTTCGGCGACACGCATATCCTGCGCCAGCGCACGCGCTTCGCCTCCCTCGACGAGCACGACGAGACGCTGATCCGCCTCTGGAACGAGGTGGTCTCGCCTGCCGACGAGGTCTGGCATCTCGGCGATTTCGCCGCCGGCGCGAGCCGCGCCCGCTGCCGCGAGATCTTCGCCCGGCTCAACGGCGCCAAGCGGCTGATCCGCGGCAACCACGACACCAACCGGGTGCTCACCCTGCCCTGGGCCGATCCCCCTGCCGAGAGCGCCCGCATCCGTATCCCGGACGGGGCGGGGTCGGAATGCCGGTTCTTCCTCGCGCATTACGCCCACCGGGCCTGGCCGGGCCTGTGGCGGGGCACGCGCCACCTCTATGGCCACAGCCACGGGACGATCCCCGACACGCGCCGCTCCTGCGATGTCGGCGTCGACGCCTGGGACGACCGGCCGGTCGGCGTCGCGGCCCTGATCGCCCGCCAGAAGGCTGCCACGCTCCTGCCCGACGAGCTGCAGCGCGACGCCGCGCGCTGA
- a CDS encoding SulP family inorganic anion transporter, with translation MIAERHAPSFADLYTPKLVTILRERYGLADLKADVVAGLTVAIVALPLSMAIAIASGVTPDRGLYAAIVGGFTVSALGGSRFQIGGPAGAFIVLVAATVDQHGVDGLLLATILSGIILLGIGFLRLGTFIKYIPYPVTVGFTAGIAVIIFASQIKDLLGLTLPAKEPGPLIPKLEALVLALPTLNGAALAVAALAIGLILVLRRFRPHWPGFLIAVAAASALAWAAGLPVETIGSRFGGIPQNLPAPQLPALSPAKVMEVLPAALSFALLGGIESLLSAVVADSMTGRRHRSNCELVAQGAANIASALFGGICVTGTIARTATNVRSGARGPVSGMLHAAFLLVFMLVAAPLASFIPLPALAAVLAVVAWNMAEKHEFATLLRASRGDALVLLATFLLVVFRDLTEGILVGFGLGALLFLHRMAQAVDVERRQPLVAEDAADAAAADRTPYDARLASDPNVIVYRISGAFFFGAAATVGAALDRLGERPKAYVIDLSEVPLLDSTAAATIEGFARKAGRQGATVTVAGARPPIRRVLLTHGVRPPQVRFRSSVAEAVREAGGRATVET, from the coding sequence ATGATCGCAGAGCGGCACGCGCCCAGCTTCGCAGACCTCTACACACCGAAGCTCGTGACCATCCTGCGCGAGCGCTACGGGCTCGCCGACCTCAAGGCCGACGTCGTGGCGGGCCTCACGGTCGCCATCGTGGCGCTGCCGCTCTCCATGGCGATCGCCATCGCGTCGGGGGTCACGCCCGACCGGGGCCTCTATGCGGCCATCGTCGGCGGCTTCACCGTGTCGGCCCTCGGCGGCAGCCGGTTCCAGATCGGCGGCCCGGCCGGGGCCTTCATCGTGCTCGTCGCCGCCACCGTCGACCAGCACGGCGTCGACGGGCTGCTTCTCGCCACGATCCTGTCGGGGATCATCCTCCTCGGCATCGGCTTCCTGCGGCTCGGCACCTTCATCAAGTACATCCCCTACCCGGTCACGGTCGGGTTCACGGCCGGCATCGCCGTCATCATCTTCGCGAGCCAGATCAAGGACCTCCTGGGGCTGACGCTCCCCGCCAAGGAGCCCGGGCCCTTGATCCCGAAGCTGGAGGCCCTGGTCCTGGCCCTGCCGACGCTCAACGGGGCCGCGCTTGCCGTCGCAGCGCTCGCGATCGGGCTCATCCTGGTCCTGCGCCGGTTCCGGCCGCACTGGCCCGGCTTCCTGATCGCGGTCGCGGCGGCCTCGGCGCTCGCTTGGGCGGCGGGCCTGCCGGTGGAGACCATTGGCAGCCGCTTCGGCGGCATTCCACAGAATCTCCCGGCGCCGCAGCTTCCCGCCCTGTCGCCGGCCAAGGTGATGGAGGTGCTGCCGGCCGCCCTCTCCTTCGCGCTCCTCGGCGGCATCGAGAGCCTGCTCTCGGCGGTGGTGGCCGATTCGATGACCGGGCGCCGGCATCGCTCCAACTGCGAGCTGGTGGCGCAGGGGGCCGCCAACATCGCCTCGGCGCTGTTCGGGGGCATCTGCGTGACCGGTACCATCGCGCGGACTGCCACCAACGTGCGCTCGGGGGCGCGCGGCCCGGTCTCGGGCATGCTGCACGCGGCCTTCCTTTTGGTGTTCATGCTCGTCGCGGCACCGCTCGCGAGCTTCATCCCCCTGCCGGCGCTCGCGGCGGTGCTGGCCGTCGTCGCCTGGAACATGGCCGAGAAGCACGAATTCGCCACGCTGCTGCGCGCCTCGCGGGGCGACGCCCTGGTGCTGCTCGCAACCTTCCTCCTCGTGGTGTTCCGCGACCTGACGGAGGGCATCCTGGTCGGGTTCGGGCTCGGGGCGCTGCTCTTCCTGCACCGCATGGCACAGGCGGTCGACGTGGAGCGCCGCCAGCCGCTCGTCGCGGAGGATGCCGCCGATGCGGCGGCGGCCGATCGCACGCCCTACGATGCCCGCCTCGCCAGCGACCCGAACGTGATCGTCTACCGGATCTCGGGCGCCTTCTTCTTCGGAGCCGCCGCGACCGTGGGTGCCGCCCTCGACCGCCTCGGCGAGCGCCCGAAGGCTTACGTCATCGATCTTTCGGAGGTGCCGCTGCTCGACTCGACGGCGGCCGCGACGATCGAGGGCTTCGCCCGCAAGGCCGGCCGGCAGGGCGCGACGGTCACCGTCGCGGGCGCGCGTCCGCCGATCCGGCGGGTGCTGCTGACCCACGGCGTTCGGCCGCCGCAGGTGCGGTTCCGGTCGAGCGTCGCGGAGGCCGTCCGGGAGGCCGGCGGTCGCGCGACCGTGGAGACGTGA
- a CDS encoding VrrB protein, with protein sequence MRLGRLLLVLMLVCGFGSALRAEPAATGRATAPTAWTGWHGGHGWHGGHGWHGRGRHLGWYRHGYGRPFGYRTVHYGYRPVAYYPVRYGYRRHHWRHYGWHHRPYWHHYGWRHRHYGWRHHHWRHYGWHHGRHYGWRHHGYRHVRFGY encoded by the coding sequence ATGCGTCTTGGACGATTACTCCTCGTACTGATGCTCGTCTGCGGCTTCGGCTCCGCCCTGCGGGCCGAGCCGGCGGCGACCGGGCGGGCGACCGCGCCCACGGCCTGGACGGGCTGGCACGGCGGACACGGGTGGCATGGCGGACATGGATGGCACGGCCGCGGCCGCCATCTCGGCTGGTACCGGCACGGCTATGGCCGGCCCTTCGGCTACCGCACCGTGCACTACGGCTATCGCCCCGTCGCCTATTATCCGGTGCGTTACGGCTACCGGCGGCACCATTGGCGACATTATGGCTGGCACCACCGCCCCTACTGGCACCATTACGGCTGGAGGCATCGCCACTATGGCTGGCGGCACCATCACTGGCGCCACTACGGTTGGCACCATGGCCGTCATTACGGCTGGCGCCATCACGGCTACCGCCACGTCCGCTTCGGCTACTGA
- a CDS encoding helix-turn-helix domain-containing protein has translation MITAAQMRAARALLGIDQRQLAELSGVSLPTIQRMEASEGNVRGIVDTLTKVVDALNRAGVELIGDNATSREGGRGVRLARPGPPIGPSR, from the coding sequence ATGATCACCGCCGCACAGATGCGCGCCGCACGGGCGCTGCTCGGGATCGACCAGCGTCAGCTGGCCGAGCTGTCGGGCGTGTCGCTGCCGACGATCCAGCGGATGGAGGCGAGCGAGGGCAACGTGCGCGGCATCGTCGACACCCTCACCAAGGTCGTCGATGCGCTCAACCGGGCCGGGGTCGAGCTCATCGGCGACAACGCGACCAGCCGGGAGGGCGGCCGCGGCGTGCGGCTCGCCCGCCCGGGCCCGCCGATCGGGCCGTCGCGCTAG
- a CDS encoding PsiF family protein, producing the protein MKHALLALSAAALLAGLSLPVGAKDPPARAGAAKPAPKPEAPGPADEAVPGVDPAVLAQCRAEADDKRLKGEARSTFMKSCIEPED; encoded by the coding sequence ATGAAACACGCTCTCCTGGCACTGTCCGCCGCCGCGCTCCTGGCGGGCCTGTCGCTCCCCGTCGGCGCGAAGGACCCGCCGGCGCGGGCGGGTGCCGCCAAGCCCGCCCCGAAACCGGAGGCGCCTGGCCCTGCCGACGAGGCTGTGCCGGGAGTCGATCCCGCCGTGCTCGCTCAGTGCCGGGCCGAGGCGGATGACAAGCGGCTGAAGGGCGAGGCGCGCAGCACGTTCATGAAGTCCTGCATCGAGCCCGAGGATTAA
- a CDS encoding GDSL-type esterase/lipase family protein: MTDPRGLAPPAKPSGLKRHARLAARVPLAAELVLLGDSLAAGWPAAQLPAGSFNFGLPGDRIQTTRWRLRAVDLRALCPRAAILWVGTNNFGDGDPVAEILAGLDALAGELRGLWRGAGIVLITLPWRAPVAARPAGDRPALNRGIAALARARGAALLDAEAALGGEAQAARHLAADRLHVTAEGYARLGAALARLLAAGSPEG, encoded by the coding sequence GTGACCGACCCCCGCGGCCTCGCCCCGCCGGCCAAGCCCTCGGGGCTGAAGCGGCACGCGCGGCTCGCCGCGCGCGTGCCGCTGGCCGCGGAGCTCGTCCTCCTCGGCGATTCCCTCGCGGCCGGCTGGCCCGCCGCGCAGCTGCCCGCCGGGAGCTTCAACTTCGGCCTGCCGGGCGACCGCATCCAGACCACGCGCTGGCGCCTGCGCGCGGTCGATCTGCGCGCCCTCTGCCCGCGGGCCGCGATCCTCTGGGTCGGCACCAACAATTTCGGCGACGGGGACCCGGTGGCGGAGATCCTCGCGGGCCTCGATGCTCTGGCGGGCGAGCTGCGCGGGCTGTGGCGCGGCGCCGGGATCGTCCTGATCACCCTGCCCTGGCGGGCGCCGGTGGCCGCCCGTCCGGCAGGCGACCGGCCGGCCCTCAACCGCGGGATCGCCGCGCTGGCGCGCGCCCGTGGCGCGGCCCTCCTGGATGCGGAGGCCGCGCTCGGCGGGGAGGCGCAGGCCGCGCGCCATCTGGCGGCGGATCGCCTGCATGTCACGGCGGAGGGCTACGCCCGGCTCGGCGCCGCGCTCGCCCGGCTGCTCGCGGCAGGATCGCCCGAGGGATGA
- a CDS encoding MucR family transcriptional regulator — translation MSAATEETPTGLTELTSDIVAAYVSNNRVSSAELPAVLRTVYETLNALLSPPAPAPEKPVPPIPIRKTVTPDAIISLEDGKPYKSLKRHLSGRGLTPDEYRQKWGLPPDYPMVAANYAAQRSELAKSLGLGQLRRERAAQKRAAADAVVKGPGRRGRPRKDPAA, via the coding sequence ATGAGTGCAGCTACCGAAGAGACCCCAACCGGTCTGACAGAACTGACGAGCGATATCGTCGCCGCCTACGTGTCCAACAATCGCGTCTCGAGCGCGGAACTGCCCGCCGTGCTGCGGACTGTTTACGAGACGCTGAACGCGTTGCTGTCGCCGCCCGCCCCGGCGCCGGAAAAGCCTGTACCGCCGATCCCGATCAGGAAGACAGTGACGCCGGACGCCATCATCAGCCTGGAGGACGGCAAGCCCTACAAGTCGCTCAAGCGGCATCTCTCGGGGCGCGGCCTCACGCCCGACGAATACCGCCAGAAATGGGGCCTGCCGCCGGACTACCCGATGGTCGCGGCGAATTATGCGGCCCAGCGCTCCGAACTCGCCAAGAGCCTCGGTCTCGGCCAGTTGCGGCGCGAGCGCGCGGCGCAGAAGCGGGCCGCCGCGGATGCGGTGGTGAAGGGGCCGGGCCGCCGGGGCCGCCCGCGCAAGGATCCGGCCGCGTAA
- a CDS encoding MBOAT family O-acyltransferase — translation MPFNSLVFLLAFLPLALGLHALCAAWRPGSRVPLLAGLSLAYYAWWDWRGLPLLAASIGLNWLAGEVYGRTGRAAVLTLALGLDLALLGLFKYLGFLAGLIDAVTGAGFSAPALVLPLGISFFTFQHVAYLVDLRRGTAARMTLTEYALYIAFFPRVIAGPLVRPAEIQPQWNAAPAWDLAAARGLLLLAAGLAKKVVLGDGLAAAIDPLWAAAAAGTPLAPAAALQAVLGYALQLYFDFSGYTDMALGLALMVGIRLPENFRAPYRATSIQDFWRRWHITLSHFLRDYLYIPFGGSRHGLPRQFGALLGTMTLGGLWHGAGLTFVAWGAAHGLALGLHLLWRRAGLALPPLAGWAATFAFVVLAWVPFRAPDFATALAVYRGLLGLDGGAAAGAAPDAWPLAAVAFVLAVAGPTARDLTARLPLSGRVAAATALVLAALLLQVGNDANQAFIYAQF, via the coding sequence ATGCCCTTCAACTCCCTCGTCTTCCTGCTGGCCTTCCTGCCGCTCGCGCTCGGGCTCCATGCGCTCTGCGCGGCGTGGCGCCCGGGCTCGAGGGTGCCGCTCCTCGCCGGCCTGTCGCTGGCCTATTACGCCTGGTGGGATTGGCGCGGCCTGCCGCTGCTCGCGGCCTCGATCGGGCTGAACTGGCTCGCGGGCGAGGTCTACGGGCGCACCGGACGCGCCGCGGTGCTCACGCTCGCGCTCGGCCTCGATCTCGCGCTCCTCGGGCTGTTCAAGTATCTCGGCTTCCTCGCCGGGCTGATCGACGCCGTCACGGGGGCCGGGTTCTCCGCGCCGGCCCTGGTGCTGCCGCTCGGCATCTCGTTCTTCACCTTCCAGCACGTCGCCTATCTGGTCGATCTCCGGCGAGGGACGGCGGCGCGGATGACGCTCACCGAATACGCGCTCTACATCGCCTTCTTCCCGCGGGTGATCGCTGGGCCGCTGGTGCGCCCGGCCGAGATCCAGCCGCAATGGAACGCCGCGCCCGCCTGGGACTTGGCCGCCGCACGCGGGCTCCTGCTGCTCGCCGCCGGCCTCGCCAAGAAGGTCGTGCTCGGCGACGGGCTTGCCGCCGCCATCGATCCGCTCTGGGCCGCGGCGGCCGCCGGCACGCCGCTCGCCCCGGCGGCGGCCCTGCAGGCGGTGCTCGGCTACGCGCTGCAGCTCTATTTCGACTTCTCCGGCTATACCGACATGGCGCTCGGCCTCGCCCTGATGGTCGGAATCCGGCTGCCGGAGAATTTCCGGGCGCCGTACCGGGCGACCTCGATCCAGGATTTCTGGCGGCGCTGGCACATCACCCTGTCGCACTTCCTGCGCGACTATCTCTACATTCCCTTCGGCGGCAGCCGGCACGGCCTGCCGCGCCAGTTCGGGGCGCTCCTCGGGACGATGACGCTCGGCGGCCTGTGGCACGGCGCGGGGCTGACCTTCGTGGCCTGGGGGGCGGCGCACGGCCTCGCCCTCGGCCTCCATCTCCTGTGGCGGCGCGCCGGCCTCGCCCTGCCGCCCCTGGCCGGCTGGGCCGCGACCTTCGCCTTCGTGGTTCTCGCCTGGGTGCCGTTCCGGGCGCCCGACTTCGCGACGGCGCTCGCGGTCTATCGCGGGCTCCTCGGCCTCGACGGCGGCGCAGCCGCCGGAGCGGCGCCGGATGCCTGGCCGCTCGCCGCGGTCGCGTTCGTGCTCGCCGTCGCGGGGCCCACCGCCCGGGACCTGACGGCGCGGCTGCCCCTCTCCGGCCGGGTCGCCGCGGCGACCGCCCTTGTCCTCGCCGCGCTCCTGCTTCAGGTCGGCAACGACGCCAACCAGGCCTTCATCTATGCGCAGTTCTGA
- a CDS encoding calcium-binding protein, whose translation MAILIGTAGPDQIIGTNDSDVIDGLAGDDILLGLLGNDQINGGSGFDRIDGQAGDDIIDTGDDTDYAAGGPGNDIIYGRGGNDQLIGEADNDTIYGNEGDDYAAGNPGNDILYGGDGNDFFVGEAGFDYVSGDNGNDFVKGGDDDDTVLGGTGDDLVEGDLGNDFLDGGAGRDVLYGDAGNDRILAGLDDDQALGGLGDDVLFGEFGNDFLRGEDGNDFIGAGAGNDDLSGGAGNDALYGEAGNDLLFGNAGNDELVGGTGSDTFGFGRGDGQDLIRDFVTGGPERDVIAFNGGVFTSFAAVQAATQQVGADAVISYGAGDTIRLQNVQASSLTAANFTFS comes from the coding sequence ATGGCTATTCTCATCGGTACCGCGGGACCTGATCAGATCATCGGAACGAACGATTCAGATGTTATCGATGGTCTCGCCGGGGATGACATCCTGCTCGGTCTGCTCGGCAATGACCAGATCAACGGTGGGTCTGGCTTCGATCGTATTGATGGTCAGGCTGGTGATGACATTATTGATACGGGTGACGATACGGACTACGCCGCCGGCGGCCCGGGCAACGACATCATCTACGGCCGGGGCGGAAATGATCAGCTGATCGGCGAAGCCGACAACGACACAATCTACGGCAACGAGGGTGACGACTACGCTGCCGGCAATCCCGGCAACGACATCCTGTACGGGGGAGACGGCAACGACTTCTTCGTTGGCGAGGCAGGCTTCGACTATGTGAGCGGCGACAACGGCAACGATTTCGTCAAGGGGGGCGACGACGACGACACCGTGCTCGGCGGCACTGGCGACGATCTCGTCGAGGGCGATCTCGGCAACGACTTCCTCGACGGTGGTGCCGGACGGGATGTGCTCTATGGCGATGCGGGCAACGACCGCATCCTCGCGGGATTGGACGACGATCAAGCGCTCGGCGGGCTCGGTGACGACGTCCTGTTCGGGGAGTTCGGGAACGACTTCCTCCGCGGCGAGGACGGCAACGACTTCATCGGCGCGGGGGCCGGCAACGATGATCTATCGGGCGGCGCCGGCAACGACGCGCTCTACGGCGAGGCGGGCAACGACCTGCTGTTTGGCAATGCCGGCAACGACGAGCTCGTGGGCGGCACCGGCTCCGACACCTTCGGGTTCGGCCGCGGCGACGGCCAGGATCTCATCCGCGATTTCGTGACGGGCGGGCCTGAGCGGGACGTGATCGCCTTCAACGGCGGCGTCTTCACGTCCTTCGCCGCCGTCCAGGCGGCGACCCAGCAGGTCGGCGCCGACGCGGTGATCTCTTACGGCGCGGGCGACACGATCCGGCTACAGAACGTCCAGGCGTCGAGCCTGACGGCGGCCAACTTCACCTTCAGCTAA
- a CDS encoding sigma-70 family RNA polymerase sigma factor — protein MAVNAALDGRPDLPPFLRDHLGTHLRACYAALLAEPQPALLIELVGRLEAALAVVRPAFSFRDELLATLPSLRAFALSLTTTLSQADDLVQETLLRAWQNQHRFEAGTNLKAWLFTILRNQFYTVARKRRREVEDVDDAAAGRMVALPDQEDGIALREVWDQVARLPPLQREALLLVAVQGLTYEAAARLMNCQVGTVKSRVSRARTALVEALGGAGACFER, from the coding sequence ATGGCGGTGAACGCTGCCCTGGACGGGCGTCCGGACCTGCCGCCATTCCTGCGCGACCATCTGGGCACGCATCTGCGGGCCTGTTACGCCGCGCTGCTGGCCGAGCCGCAGCCGGCGCTGCTCATCGAACTCGTCGGCCGCCTTGAGGCCGCGCTGGCGGTCGTCCGCCCGGCCTTCTCCTTCCGCGACGAACTCCTGGCGACCCTGCCGTCGCTGCGGGCTTTCGCCCTGTCGCTGACCACCACCCTCTCCCAGGCCGACGATCTGGTACAGGAGACGCTGCTGCGGGCCTGGCAGAACCAGCACCGCTTCGAGGCCGGCACGAACCTCAAGGCCTGGCTGTTCACGATCCTGCGCAATCAGTTCTACACGGTTGCGCGCAAGCGCCGCCGGGAGGTGGAGGATGTCGACGACGCGGCGGCGGGCCGGATGGTCGCCCTGCCGGACCAGGAGGACGGGATCGCGCTGCGCGAGGTCTGGGACCAGGTGGCGCGCCTGCCGCCGCTCCAGCGGGAGGCCCTGCTTCTCGTCGCGGTGCAGGGGCTGACCTACGAGGCCGCCGCCCGGCTGATGAACTGCCAAGTCGGCACGGTGAAGAGCCGGGTCAGCCGCGCCCGCACGGCGCTGGTGGAAGCCCTCGGCGGCGCCGGAGCCTGTTTCGAGAGGTGA
- a CDS encoding PsiF family protein: MRIRRCDIRLCAVRRCPFIQIGCPDMLNVPAGGSDMRSLGFALPLIVLLSAPGLAQAPAPSAAQTARRERMKSCNADAGAQKLTGDARKSFMADCLAGKSATGPAKALTPQQEKMKTCNAEATSKSLKGKDRQAFMSTCLKG, encoded by the coding sequence ATGCGCATTCGTCGTTGCGACATTCGCCTGTGCGCGGTTCGTCGGTGCCCGTTCATCCAGATTGGCTGTCCTGATATGCTGAACGTTCCGGCTGGAGGCTCGGACATGCGCTCTCTCGGTTTCGCCCTGCCCTTGATCGTCCTTCTCTCCGCGCCTGGCCTGGCGCAGGCGCCTGCTCCCTCTGCGGCTCAGACGGCGCGGCGCGAGCGGATGAAGAGCTGCAACGCCGATGCGGGCGCGCAGAAACTGACGGGAGATGCTCGCAAGAGCTTCATGGCCGACTGCCTCGCCGGGAAGAGCGCGACGGGCCCTGCCAAGGCACTCACGCCGCAGCAGGAGAAGATGAAGACCTGCAACGCCGAGGCGACCTCGAAGAGCCTGAAAGGCAAGGACCGGCAGGCATTCATGAGCACCTGTCTGAAGGGGTAG
- a CDS encoding PaaI family thioesterase, whose protein sequence is MTSETRPTEEPAARRRMVEWSDPRLTARAGRGRSGLEFLRALMTDEVPRPPIVSLLGMEMVSAEAGQVIMRMGAGEHLYNPIGTVHGGALATLLDSVMGCAVHSVLPEGRGYTTLEIKVNYLRPVTEASGVVTAVGEVVHAGRQQAVAEGRVTDAEGRLCATASTTCLLFDLPEAPLLVTPPD, encoded by the coding sequence ATGACGAGCGAGACCCGCCCGACCGAGGAGCCCGCAGCGCGGCGCCGGATGGTCGAATGGAGCGATCCGCGGCTCACGGCGCGGGCCGGCCGGGGCCGCTCGGGCCTCGAGTTCCTGCGGGCGCTGATGACCGACGAGGTGCCCAGGCCCCCGATCGTCAGCCTGCTCGGGATGGAGATGGTCTCGGCCGAAGCCGGCCAGGTGATCATGCGGATGGGCGCGGGCGAGCACCTCTACAATCCGATCGGGACCGTGCATGGCGGGGCGCTCGCCACACTCCTCGACAGCGTCATGGGCTGCGCCGTGCACTCGGTGCTGCCGGAGGGCCGCGGCTACACGACCCTCGAGATCAAGGTGAATTATCTGCGGCCCGTCACGGAGGCGTCGGGCGTCGTCACGGCGGTGGGCGAGGTCGTGCATGCCGGGCGCCAGCAGGCGGTGGCCGAGGGCCGCGTGACCGATGCGGAGGGCCGGCTCTGCGCCACCGCCAGCACCACCTGCCTGCTGTTCGACCTGCCCGAGGCCCCGCTTCTCGTCACGCCCCCGGACTGA